DNA from Pelagibacterium nitratireducens:
TTCACCGCCCGTGCCCACGGTCTGCTCGCCCAGAAGGGAAAAGATTTCCGGCTGAAGGATGTAGCGGCCCGAAATGATGAGGTTTGAGGGCGCATCCTCGGGCTTGGGCTTTTCGACCATGCCGGTGATGGCGAACCCGCTGTCGGGGCCTTCGCCACGGGCGACGACGCCATAGGAAGAGACGTCTTCGGGCGCACACTCCTCGACCGCGATAATGTTGCCGCCCGTTTCTTCATAAGCGTCCATCATCTGCTTGAGCACGCCGGGAGAGGATTTGAAGATCATGTCGGGCAACAAGAGCGCGAAGGGTTCGCGCCCGACGATGTCGCGGGCGCACCATACGGCATGGCCGAGGCCGAGCGGTTCCTGCTGGCGGGTGAAGCTCGACTGGCCCGCCTTGGGCAGGTCGCGGCGGAGCTGTTCGAGGGCTTCGGTCTTGCCGCGCGCCTCGAGCGTTGCCTCGAGCTCGAACTGACGGTCGAAATGGTCCTCGATGACACCCTTGTTGCGGCCGGTGACGAAAACGAAATGCTCGATGCCCGCCTCGCGGGCCTCATCGACGGCATACTGGATGACCGGCTTGTCGACGACCGTCAGCATCTCCTTGGGCATGGCTTTGGTGGCGGGAAGAAACCTTGTTCCAAGGCCGGCGACAGGAAAGACGGCTGTACGGACTCTCTGGACCACTTCATACTCCCTTGCGATTGCTTTGACATAAACTAAGACAGTTTCAATGTCTTAATGCAAGATTGTGGTGACAGTTGCATGCCAGCAATGCATGCGAGGGCATAAGCGGATTTAAGGACAATCATGGCTATACTGGTCACGGGCGGCGCGGGATATATCGGCTCGCATATGGTGCTGCATCTGGCGGATGCGGGCGAGAACGTCGTGGTACTCGACAATCTGACCACCGGTTTTTCCTGGCTGGTCGATCATCGGGTCAAGCTCGTTGAAGGCAATGTGGCCGATGCCGAGCTGGTGTCGAAAATCATTGCCGAAAACGAAATTGATTCGATCATTCATTTTGCCGGTTCGATCATCGTGCCGGAATCGGTGGAAAACCCGCTCAAATATTACAAGAACAATACGGCCAATACGCGCGATCTGATTGCCGCCGCGGTGGCGGGCGGGGTCAAGCATTTCATCTTTTCATCGACCGCGGCAGTCTATGGCATGGTGGGGCTCGAGCCGGTGGCCGAGGACGCAATCCTTTCGCCGGTCTCGCCCTATGGGCGCTCGAAACTGATGAGCGAATGGATGCTGGCCGATGTGGCTGCGGCCCATCCGATCACCTATGGGGTCTTGCGCTATTTCAACGTGGCGGGCGCGGACCCCCAAATGCGCTCGGGACAATCGACGGCGGGCGCTACGCACCTGATCAAGGTGGCAGTGCAGACCGCGCTGGGGCATCGCGAGACGATGAGCGTATTCGGCGATGACTATCCGACGCCCGATGGCACCTGCGTGCGCGACTATATCCATGTGGCCGACCTTGTTGCGGCGCATGGATTGCTGCTCGGGCATTTGCGCGATGGCGGGGAAAGCACCACCGTCAATTGCGGTTATGGGCGCGGGTTTTCGGTCGATGAGGTGATTTCGACCGTCAAATCGGTGACGGGGATCGATTTTCCCGTCGAACACGGGCCGCGCCGGCCGGGCGATCCGGCCTCGATCGTGGCAGGGGCCGACCGGATCAAGGCGCTGGGCTGGGTGCCCAAGCATGACGACCTCGCCGGAATCGTGGAGATGGCCTATAAATGGGAAAAATATCTCGATACGCGCAACGACCGGCCCTCCATTCTCTGATCGGAGCGATTTTCGTCTGGTTGGGGCTGGCCGGAGCGGGTCTGGCGCAGCCGGTCGAGAGCTTCGGGGCGTTCAAGGACCGGATGGAAGCGGTTGCCGTAGCCAATGGCATAGACCGCGATTTCTATCGCGCGGTCATGGGGCCGGTCACGCCCGACCCTTCGATCCCGTCTCTGATTTCCGGGCAACCCGAATTCGTGACGCCGATCTGGGCGTATCTCGATGCCCGGATCGGATCGGGACGGATTGCGCGCGGGCGGGCGGCGGTCGCGGCCAATGGCGGATTGCTGAATGCCGTAGGGCAGCGCTATGGGGTCGATCCTTACGTTCTGGCGGCGATCTGGGGGATGGAATCCGATTATGGCGCGGTGCTGTCCAACCGCTCGCTCATCAAGCCGATCATCCCGTCTCTTGCAACGCTTGCCCATCAGCGGCGTGGGCGGGTGGCAGAGGATGAGGCCGAACTGATCGCTGCTCTGGCGATCGCGCAGGCGCGGGGATCGGCGGAAGGACTTGTGGGCTCCTGGGCCGGGGCGCTGGGGCATCTGCAACTCATTCCCACCGCCTATCTGCAATATGGGCAGGATGGCGATGGGGACGGCGTTGCCGATCCGCACACTTCGCTTGCCGATGCGCTGGCGTCATCGGCCAATTATCTGCGCGGGCTGGGTTATCGGCCCGGTCTCGATTGGGGGTTCGAGGTCGAAGTGCCCGAAGGGTTCGACTACCTGCTGGCCGATCGCGAGGCTTTTCGGACCATAGGCTTTTTCGCCGAGCGGGGCGTCGCACGGGTGGCGGGGCGAGAGTTCACCGACCTGGACATCGAGGTCTTCCTTTATGTTCCGGCGGGGGCGGCAGGGCCGAAATTTTTGATGACGCGCAATTATCTGGTGTTCAAGGGATACAATTTCTCCGATTCTTACGCGATGGCGGTTGCCCATCTGACCGACAGGCTCAAGGGCGCCGGGCCGTTCGTTGCTTCATGGCCACGCGGCGCGCAATTTCCCGATCGCCAGCAGCGGATCGATATCCAGACGATGCTGGCGCGGCTGGGGTATTACGGGGGCGTGGTTGACGGCAACATCGGGCCGGTGACGCAGGCGGCCTATGCGCGGTTTCAGGCGGACGCGGGGTTGGTCGCTGACGGGTTCGTGACCCGCGAGGCGCATCGATTGCTGGCCAGTGCCGTTCAATAATTAAGTGGTGGCGCTTTGAGGGTGCTGTGAATTGGACTAGAAACCGCTGATGGTCATGTGGCGTTCCATAGTTGTTTTTCTGGTGCTCGCGCTTTCGGCGTCCGGCGTTTTGGCGCAGGAGCGCAGCACGCGCACGCTGTTCGAGGTGCTGTTCGGTTCGGGGAATGAAGAGCAGCAGAGCCAGCCGCAAGAGCCGGTCACGTCGCAGCCCCGGCCCCAGGCCCAGCCTGCGCCCCAACCCCGGCAGGCCGAGCCGCCTGAAACCAGCGAAGTGGAAAAATCGGACAATGCACGTCGGGTAGCCGTGTTCGGGGATTCGCTGGCCGTCGATCTGGCGCGAGCGCTGGAGCGGCTCTATGCGGACAATCCCGAAATATCGGTCCGCGAGCAGGCGGTCGGATCGTCGGGCTTTGTACGCAACGATTTTTTCGACTGGAACGCGGCGATCGAGGACGAGGTGATCGCCGACAGCTTCGATGTCGCGGTGGTGGCCATCGGGATCAATGACCGGCAGGCACTCGACGGGGCCGAGGCGCTGTCGGACCCGTGGCGCAGTGCTTATCGGGACCGGATCGATGCGTTTCTGGCCGACATCAACGCGGCCGGGAAGGAAGTCGTCTGGCTCGAATTGCCGCCGATGCAACAGCCCAGCTATGGGGCTGCCATGGCGCAGATTTCCTCCATCCACAAGGCGGCGGTCAATGCGGCTGGCGGGGCGTGGGTGGAGACCTATGACCGCTATCTGGGCGAAGATGGCGGCTACAGCGCCGATGGACCGGATCTGAACGGCAATATCGTGGATATGCGCAAGGGCGACGGCATCCATTTTTCTGCGGCCGGCGCTGACAAGCTGGCCTTTTATATCGACAGGGCGATGGGTTCGGGCGGCGGTGGCCGGGTCAGCCTGTCGGGCAGCACCTCGGAGGTCGCC
Protein-coding regions in this window:
- the galU gene encoding UTP--glucose-1-phosphate uridylyltransferase GalU produces the protein MVQRVRTAVFPVAGLGTRFLPATKAMPKEMLTVVDKPVIQYAVDEAREAGIEHFVFVTGRNKGVIEDHFDRQFELEATLEARGKTEALEQLRRDLPKAGQSSFTRQQEPLGLGHAVWCARDIVGREPFALLLPDMIFKSSPGVLKQMMDAYEETGGNIIAVEECAPEDVSSYGVVARGEGPDSGFAITGMVEKPKPEDAPSNLIISGRYILQPEIFSLLGEQTVGTGGEIQITDAMHYLMDRQPFIGVKYDGQVFDCGSKIGFLTANVAFALDRPDIADAFLSELKTLTGDTPISIED
- a CDS encoding DUF459 domain-containing protein; protein product: MVMWRSIVVFLVLALSASGVLAQERSTRTLFEVLFGSGNEEQQSQPQEPVTSQPRPQAQPAPQPRQAEPPETSEVEKSDNARRVAVFGDSLAVDLARALERLYADNPEISVREQAVGSSGFVRNDFFDWNAAIEDEVIADSFDVAVVAIGINDRQALDGAEALSDPWRSAYRDRIDAFLADINAAGKEVVWLELPPMQQPSYGAAMAQISSIHKAAVNAAGGAWVETYDRYLGEDGGYSADGPDLNGNIVDMRKGDGIHFSAAGADKLAFYIDRAMGSGGGGRVSLSGSTSEVADLLAGTDAAGMVRPPYQGLDQMRLVEMASFVQDLGGAAQRANDLIVAGQATAGTRGFALEDMLDAPVGRVDAFGLGRAETIIENPGGR
- a CDS encoding lytic murein transglycosylase, which codes for MGKISRYAQRPALHSLIGAIFVWLGLAGAGLAQPVESFGAFKDRMEAVAVANGIDRDFYRAVMGPVTPDPSIPSLISGQPEFVTPIWAYLDARIGSGRIARGRAAVAANGGLLNAVGQRYGVDPYVLAAIWGMESDYGAVLSNRSLIKPIIPSLATLAHQRRGRVAEDEAELIAALAIAQARGSAEGLVGSWAGALGHLQLIPTAYLQYGQDGDGDGVADPHTSLADALASSANYLRGLGYRPGLDWGFEVEVPEGFDYLLADREAFRTIGFFAERGVARVAGREFTDLDIEVFLYVPAGAAGPKFLMTRNYLVFKGYNFSDSYAMAVAHLTDRLKGAGPFVASWPRGAQFPDRQQRIDIQTMLARLGYYGGVVDGNIGPVTQAAYARFQADAGLVADGFVTREAHRLLASAVQ
- the galE gene encoding UDP-glucose 4-epimerase GalE; protein product: MAILVTGGAGYIGSHMVLHLADAGENVVVLDNLTTGFSWLVDHRVKLVEGNVADAELVSKIIAENEIDSIIHFAGSIIVPESVENPLKYYKNNTANTRDLIAAAVAGGVKHFIFSSTAAVYGMVGLEPVAEDAILSPVSPYGRSKLMSEWMLADVAAAHPITYGVLRYFNVAGADPQMRSGQSTAGATHLIKVAVQTALGHRETMSVFGDDYPTPDGTCVRDYIHVADLVAAHGLLLGHLRDGGESTTVNCGYGRGFSVDEVISTVKSVTGIDFPVEHGPRRPGDPASIVAGADRIKALGWVPKHDDLAGIVEMAYKWEKYLDTRNDRPSIL